From the Kitasatospora viridis genome, one window contains:
- a CDS encoding ATP-grasp domain-containing protein → MKLLTIETVQYLSYYISRYRQVEAFGVDLYVLNGEGTPDFWPEEKYRLAGTRDVARIVELAQEWHKTEQFDGVITFSESAVITVAAVAEGLGLPTIGVAAAKASRNKYLMRQAHERGNAPHPAFRLVESAEDALAAAEEFGYPVIIKPTLGAGSNYVFKVDDAAELAERHAQAKEGIQKMFWANSEVAGLDLGPNGLLVESFLDGKEYLIEAVAWDDEVYLGSVVDRITVEGATFDDDVHHAPTSMSAEDLAAVHEVVKAGLWSQGLRRSVAHAEVRFHQGKPYLLEIAARVGGGGLDEIARLTASHDPIKAVADIGAGVRPQVRHFRPTGVHTASMCLISDGGVVRSIDVPAEVADSAKAFLLKITARPGDVILRPPHGNTIFGFLGTTGDSLEDAMATMNEFAEKITVELDPHPAEEQ, encoded by the coding sequence GTGAAACTGCTGACCATCGAAACCGTCCAGTACCTGTCGTACTACATCTCGCGCTACCGCCAGGTCGAGGCCTTCGGGGTGGACCTGTACGTGCTCAACGGCGAAGGCACGCCCGACTTCTGGCCCGAGGAGAAGTACCGGCTGGCCGGCACCCGGGACGTCGCGCGGATCGTCGAGCTGGCCCAGGAGTGGCACAAGACCGAGCAGTTCGACGGCGTGATCACCTTCTCCGAGTCGGCGGTGATCACCGTCGCCGCGGTGGCCGAGGGCCTCGGCCTGCCCACCATCGGGGTGGCGGCCGCCAAGGCCAGCCGCAACAAGTACCTGATGCGCCAGGCGCACGAGCGCGGCAACGCCCCGCACCCGGCCTTCCGCCTGGTCGAGTCGGCCGAGGACGCGCTCGCCGCGGCCGAGGAGTTCGGCTACCCGGTGATCATCAAGCCGACCCTGGGCGCCGGCAGCAACTACGTCTTCAAGGTGGACGACGCCGCCGAGCTCGCCGAGCGCCACGCCCAGGCCAAGGAGGGCATCCAGAAGATGTTCTGGGCCAACTCCGAGGTGGCCGGCCTGGACCTCGGCCCGAACGGCCTGCTGGTGGAGTCCTTCCTGGACGGCAAGGAGTACCTGATCGAGGCGGTGGCCTGGGACGACGAGGTCTACCTCGGCTCGGTGGTGGACCGGATCACCGTCGAGGGCGCCACCTTCGACGACGACGTGCACCACGCGCCGACCTCGATGAGCGCCGAGGACCTCGCGGCCGTGCACGAGGTGGTCAAGGCGGGCCTGTGGTCCCAGGGCCTGCGCCGCAGCGTCGCGCACGCCGAGGTCCGCTTCCACCAGGGCAAGCCGTACCTGCTGGAGATCGCGGCCCGGGTCGGCGGCGGCGGCCTGGACGAGATCGCCCGGCTGACCGCCTCCCACGACCCGATCAAGGCCGTCGCCGACATCGGCGCGGGCGTGCGGCCGCAGGTCCGGCACTTCCGGCCGACCGGCGTGCACACCGCCTCGATGTGCCTGATCAGCGACGGCGGCGTGGTGCGCTCGATCGACGTGCCGGCCGAGGTCGCCGACTCCGCGAAGGCCTTCCTGCTGAAGATCACCGCCCGGCCCGGCGACGTGATCCTGCGCCCGCCGCACGGCAA
- a CDS encoding MFS transporter: protein MTSTSLPPAAAAAHLTVGRAERLLLPAAFVTNLGNNIQLIAASLLVFRSTGTALSVGWVYIVTALPQVALSAAAGRLADRFDRRTLCLLADAASALAALALPAWLLAHGPARVGAYAVSFLLACLAALFTPASQALVKERIADERLGTFGSRYEMAVQAGMVLSGLVGGVVAQFAGVVPLFFFNAATFLASAACMLLIGRHRPVDRPAPAGERPARAGNGPVLRLGALYCVGSVIATTANTLLMVVVVRRFHQGSGLLGVVDALACVGMLIGAALYQRWQHRVDYRKLLLWGYLVCALLALVQPISVWTMLPGILLGGTTFALGRLPSRVELTRAVRADRAGRVFGTVNALGLAAAVLVTVLVATVCDQAGAVRGYLTLAAVTAMPTVLLAGSLLVPRWAPNSRRTQPGCTETS from the coding sequence ATGACCTCGACCTCCCTGCCGCCGGCGGCCGCGGCGGCCCACCTCACCGTGGGCCGGGCGGAACGCCTGCTGCTGCCGGCCGCGTTCGTCACCAACCTGGGCAACAACATCCAGCTGATCGCCGCCTCGCTGCTGGTCTTCCGCAGCACCGGCACCGCGCTCTCGGTCGGCTGGGTGTACATCGTGACGGCCCTGCCGCAGGTGGCGCTCTCGGCGGCGGCCGGGCGGCTGGCGGACCGGTTCGACCGGCGGACCCTGTGCCTGCTGGCCGACGCGGCCAGTGCGCTGGCCGCGCTGGCCCTGCCGGCCTGGCTGCTGGCGCACGGGCCGGCCCGGGTCGGGGCCTACGCCGTCAGCTTCCTGCTGGCCTGCCTGGCGGCGCTGTTCACGCCCGCCAGCCAGGCGCTGGTCAAGGAGCGGATCGCCGACGAGCGGCTGGGGACCTTCGGTTCGCGCTACGAGATGGCGGTCCAGGCGGGCATGGTGCTCTCCGGCCTGGTCGGCGGAGTGGTCGCCCAGTTCGCCGGGGTGGTACCGCTGTTCTTCTTCAACGCGGCGACCTTCCTGGCCTCCGCCGCGTGCATGCTGCTGATCGGGCGCCACCGCCCGGTGGACCGCCCCGCGCCCGCCGGGGAGCGGCCGGCCCGGGCGGGGAACGGGCCGGTGCTGCGGCTCGGCGCGCTGTACTGCGTCGGCAGCGTCATCGCCACCACGGCCAACACGCTGCTGATGGTCGTGGTGGTGCGCCGCTTCCACCAGGGCTCCGGCCTGCTCGGCGTGGTCGACGCGCTGGCCTGCGTCGGCATGCTGATCGGGGCCGCGCTCTACCAGCGGTGGCAACACCGCGTCGACTACCGGAAGTTGCTGCTCTGGGGCTACCTGGTCTGCGCGCTGCTGGCCCTGGTGCAGCCGATCTCGGTGTGGACCATGCTGCCCGGGATCCTGCTCGGCGGGACCACCTTCGCGCTGGGCCGGCTGCCCTCGCGGGTCGAGCTGACCCGGGCGGTCCGCGCCGACCGGGCCGGGCGGGTCTTCGGCACCGTCAACGCGCTCGGCCTGGCCGCCGCCGTGCTGGTCACCGTGCTGGTCGCCACCGTCTGCGACCAGGCCGGGGCGGTCCGCGGCTACCTCACCCTGGCGGCCGTCACCGCAATGCCCACGGTGCTGCTCGCCGGATCGCTCCTGGTGCCCCGGTGGGCCCCCAACTCACGTCGTACCCAACCCGGTTGTACGGAGACATCGTGA